The genomic segment GCGTCCCGCCGCGCCTCTCGCGCCGGGGAAGATCTCGCTCGCACGCCAGCTCGGCCTCGGCATCCGCCGGGTGGTCATCGACGCCGGCCACGGTGCGCACGACCCCGGGGCCCCGGGGTTCGCTGGGCTGCAGGAAAAGGACGTCACGCTCGACGTCGCGCTGCGCCTGCGCGACGTGCTCCGCGCGGCCGGCTACGAGACCGTCCTCACGCGCGACCGCGACGTCTACCTCCCCCTCGAGGAGCGCACGGCGCTGGCCAACACCTCCCGCGGGGACCTCTTCATCTCGGTCCACTGCAACGCCAGCGACGCGGGAAACCTCCACGGCATCGAGACCTACTACCTCAACCTCGCCTCCAGCCGCCGCGCCATGGCGACCGC from the bacterium genome contains:
- a CDS encoding N-acetylmuramoyl-L-alanine amidase, encoding RPAAPLAPGKISLARQLGLGIRRVVIDAGHGAHDPGAPGFAGLQEKDVTLDVALRLRDVLRAAGYETVLTRDRDVYLPLEERTALANTSRGDLFISVHCNASDAGNLHGIETYYLNLASSRRAMATAARENSMALANMSDLQDLLKEIYTSKMDESSRFADAVQRSLHAALRRRYPDVKDLGVKQAPFYVLIGAQMPSVLAEISFINHRTEGGRLADPAYRQLVAQALADGVRRYAKTVKTAALAPAREAAR